The Accipiter gentilis chromosome 7, bAccGen1.1, whole genome shotgun sequence genome includes a region encoding these proteins:
- the RITA1 gene encoding RBPJ-interacting and tubulin-associated protein 1, giving the protein MSVPVAAAEARGSGRSRKGRSQSPPRPGRCAAMRAVGSVPGGGSAPGPGPVPGPQLPRAGRGRGRGRGRGVRRARASFVDESLFGSPAGARPVPPGFAPPWAVAAAPAAGGGPRPRSKCRLRSHTPSFCDETLFGTKPEGPAWAAPWMRKEDVAKLHPLLWSPPPGPRNQPSLCPRSREMPLRAVHPPTSASPATEGFEAGHEGTSCVWKRPESGSCSEGRAAPCRGRSQSLSRLNTPSDRLRLASDTLKTERCKNQSPATAPATPRGPLMRGRSKSVSGPSLARNSTAVGGCKPRPPWK; this is encoded by the exons ATGTCGGTACCGGTGGCGGCGGCGGAAGCACGTGGGAGTGGGCGGAGCCGGAAGGGGCGGAGCCAGtcaccgccccgccccgggcggtGCGCGGCCATGCGGGCGGTGGGGTCGGTCCCGGGAGGCGGCTCcgctcccggtcccggtcccgttCCCGGTCCCCAGCTGCCACGGGCGGGCCggggtcggggccggggccggggccggggtgtCCGCCGGGCGCGGGCGTCCTTCGTGGACGAGTCGCTCTTCGGCAGCCCCGCGGGGGCCCGCCCGGTGCCGCCCGGCTTCGCGCCTCCctgggcggtggcggcggctcccgctgccggTGGCGGTCCCCGGCCGAGGAGTAAGTGCAG GTTGAGGAGTCACACTCCGTCCTTCTGCGACGAGACCCTCTTTGGTACCAAGCCCGAGGGTCCGGCCTGGGCAGCTCCTTGGATGAGGAAGGAAGACGTGGCCAAGCTCCATCCGCTGCTCTGGAGCCCACCGCCTGGCCCCCGAAACCAGCCCAGCCTTTGCCCCCGCTCCAGGGAGATGCCCTTGAGAGCCGTCCACCCGCCAACCTCGGCGTCTCCGGCAACAGAAGGCTTCGAGGCGGGCCATGAGGGCACGTCCTGCGTCTGGAAGCGTCCCGAGAGCGGTTCTTGCTCCGAAGGCCGGGCTGCTCCCTGCAGAGGACGTTCTCAGTCTCTCAGCCGGCTGAACACCCCCTCAGACAGGCTCCGCCTGGCTTCGGACACCCTCAAGACAGAAAGGTGTAAAAACCAGAGCCCTGCGACAGCCCCTGCGACCCCCCGAGGCCCTCTGATGAGGGGTCGGTCGAAAAGCGTGTCCGGACCTTCTTTAGCCAGGAACTCCACGGCAGTGGGTGGCTGCAAACCCAGGCCTCCCTGGAAGTGA
- the DDX54 gene encoding ATP-dependent RNA helicase DDX54 yields MAPSRARRQPRGAPVPAPPLPAFPAAEEDDGAEAEPDTRAMVRAQNQKKKKSGGFQSMGLSYPVFKGVMKKGYKVPTPIQRKSIPAILRGRDVVAMARTGSGKTACFLIPMFERLKAPSQAGARALILSPTRELALQTLKFTKELGKFTGLKTALILGGDKMEDQFAALHENPDIIIATPGRLVHVAVEMKLKLHTVEYVVFDEADRLFEMGFAEQLQEIIARLPDCHQTVLFSATLPKLLVEFARAGLTEPMLIRLDVESKLSEQLKLAFFHVRGDDKPAVLLHLLRNVVKPQDQTVVFVATKHHTEYLKELLTAQGIRCTHIYSSLDQTARKINIAKFAQGKCPVLLVTDVAARGLDIPMLDNVINFSFPAKAKLFLHRVGRVARAGRSGTAYSLVAPDEMPYVFDLHLFLGRPLVLAGTQEMPADAGGVLGRVPQSLVDDEECLLLTDHEGSLELRSLRRVADNAQKQYLRSRPGPSPESIKRAKDLDVSQLGIHPLFSAHFEDTELERLKFVDSIKTYKSKATIFEINATSRTPASTVMRSKRRHDHALIEKYQRGQQEKRAAALKGQGLCSAPLGPEEGEGEEGEEENLQDVFSTVVGQKRKRSRGGEDGSRKKPQQPAQRDEDFYIPYRPKDFESERGLSVGGEGSPFEQQAAGAVLDLMGDENHNLNKSKQLLKWDRKKKRFVGQTGQEDKKKVRTESGRYISSSYKNNLYEKWKQKYKVDERDEDGEDEGGREQFRGKHRRGHGPAQTPARGRVRSELKNKQQILKQRKKAAKQRFLQSGGLKRLKARNRQRVQELRQMAFGRRVGAAKKGKLRKRV; encoded by the exons ATGGCGCCGTCGCgcgcccgccgccagccccggggAGCGCCG GTCCCCGCGCCCCCGCTGCCCGCCTTCCCCGCCGCCGAGGAGGACGATGGCGCCGAGGCCGAGCCGGACACGCGGGCCATGGTGCGGGCCCAGAaccagaagaagaagaaatccgGGGGCTTCCAGTCCATGG gccTCAGCTACCCCGTCTTCAAGGGCGTCATGAAGAAGGGCTACAAGGTGCCCACCCCCATCCAGAGGAAG AGCATCCCCGCCATCCTGCGCGGCCGGGACGTGGTGGCGATGGCGCGGACGGGCAGCGGGAAGACGGCCTGCTTCCTCATCCCCATGTTCGAGAGGCTGAAGGCCCCCAGCCAGGCCGGGGCGCGCGCCCTCATCCTCTCGCCCACCCGCGAGCTGGCCCTGCAGACCCTCAAGTTCACCAAGGAG CTGGGCAAGTTCACAGGCCTGAAGACCGCCCTGATCCTGGGAGGAGACAA GATGGAGGACCAGTTCGCCGCCCTGCACGAGAACCCTGACAT AATCATCGCCACCCCCGGGCGCCTGGTGCACGTGGCGGTGGAGATGAAACTGAAGCTGCACACCGTGGAGTACGTGGTGTTCGACGAGGCCGACAG GCTTTTCGAGATGGGCTTCGCCGAGCAGCTCCAGGAGATCATCGCCCGGCTCCCGGACTGCCACCAGACCGTCCTCTTCTCCGCCACGCTGCCCAAGCTGCTCGTCGAGTTTGCCCGGGCCG GTCTCACCGAGCCGATGCTGATCCGTCTGGATGTGGAATCCAAGCTCAGCGAGCAGCTCAAG CTGGCTTTCTTCCACGTGCGTGGGGACGACAAACCAGCCGTGCTGCTCCACCTGCTCCGGAACGTGGTGAAGCCCCAGGACCAGACGGTCGTCTTTGTGGCCACCAAGCACCACACGGAGTATCTCAAGGAG ctgctgacTGCCCAGGGCATCCGCTGCACACACATCTACAGCTCGCTGGACCAGACCGCCCGCAAGATCAACATCGCCAAGTTCGCCCAGGGCAAGTGCCCAGTGCTGCTGGTCACCGACGTGGCTGCCCGTGGCCTTGACATCCCCATGCTGGACAACGTCATCAACTTCAGCTTCCCCGCCAAGGCGAAGCTGTTCCTGCATCGTGTTG GTCGCGTGGCCCGAGCTGGTCGGAGCGGCACTGCCTACTCGCTGGTGGCTCCCGATGAGATGCCCTACGTCTTTGACCTCCACCTCTTCCTGGGGCGCCCACTTGTCCTTGCCGGTACCCAGGAGATGCCCGCTG ATGCCGGCGGGGTCCTGGGCCGTGTCCCCCAGAGCCTGGTGGACGATGAGGAGTGCCTGCTGCTGACGGACCACGAGGGCTCGCTGGAACTGCGGAGCTTGCGCCGCGTTGCCGACAACGCCCAGAAGCAGTACCTGcggtcccggcccggcccctcgcCTGAGTCTATCAAGAGGGCAAAGGACCTGGATGTGTCCCAGCTGGGCATCCACCCGCTCTTCA GTGCTCACTTCGAAGACACTGAGCTGGAGAGGCTGAAGTTTGTGGACAGCATTAAAACCTACAAGTCCAAGGCG ACCATCTTTGAGATCAACGCCACGTCACGGACACCGGCCAGCACCGTGATGCGGTCGAAGCGGCGCCACGACCACGCTCTCATCGAGAAGTACCAGCGCGGGCAGCAGGAGAAGCGGGCAGCGGCTCTCAAAGGGCAGGGGTTGTGCTCGGCCCCCCTCGGGCccgaggagggagaaggagaagaaggagaggaggaaaacctCCAG GATGTGTTCTCTACCGTGGTGGGCCAGAAGCGAAAACGGAGCCGAGGGGGAGAAGACGGTTCCAGGAAAAAGCCACAGCAGCCAGCGCAGCGGGACGAAGACTTCTACATCCCGTACCGGCCCAAGGACTTTGAGAGCGAGAGGGG GCTGAGCGTAGGCGGTGAGGGCAGCCCCTTcgagcagcaggcagctggagccGTCCTGGATCTCATGGGGGACGAAAACCACAACCTCAACAAGAGCAAGCAACTGCTGAAGTG GGACCGCAAGAAGAAGCGGTTCGTGGGGCAGACGGGCCAGGAGGACAAGAAGAAGGTGCGGACGGAGAGCGGGCGCTACATCAGCAGCTCCTACAAGAACAACCT CTATGAAAAGTGGAAGCAGAAGTACAAGGTAGATGAGCGGGACGAGGACGGGGAAGACGAAGGAGGCAGGGAGCAGTTCAGAGGGAAGCACAGGCGCGGGCACG GACCTGCGCAGACCCCCGCCCGGGGCAGGGTACGCTCGGAGCTGAAGAACAAGCAGCAGATCCTGAAGCAGCGCAAGAAGGCGGCCAAGCAGCGCTTCCTGCAGAGCGGGGGGCTGAAGCGCCTGAAGGCCAGGAACCGGCAGCGGGTGCAGGAGCTGCGGCAGATGGCTTTCGGGCGACGGGTGGGGGCCGCCAAGAAGGGCAAGTTGCGGAAAAGGGTGTAA
- the CFAP73 gene encoding LOW QUALITY PROTEIN: cilia- and flagella-associated protein 73 (The sequence of the model RefSeq protein was modified relative to this genomic sequence to represent the inferred CDS: inserted 1 base in 1 codon; deleted 2 bases in 1 codon; substituted 1 base at 1 genomic stop codon), which translates to MECGXRAASGTDLRAGPRGASAQSPCPAPRHHGRCSEPCRENPRELWEPPAAPGNSVVLPPSRPPHVPASRXSRRHRQDGLRPGGVFADGFPGQAPAATVVVPGGPRPCHSDGCPCPGSPPAPTPADELHATCGRTVPTQDGATLLPSTRLLLKRREVAEVERELQSQREEFRQRMECLAQRRQQLSRRKEEFRDVVLKFDAFIKASAARRERALRRADEERAQAAGQGAEVARLRRELEGLLRHRERLARRLRSLRGFGDYLRSVLAGMGQFQDIPAMLAHFGALAGARAALAQQAEAGQEQLAQGWARLQRYREETGSKLLCTKDELTQLHARLEAIRYDVLQGESHWAHVQSTATQKTLLLGQIKLAVLNLFQLATARLEVPTDVALEDTEAQLDMVLLCMQDLAAISAELRPRQQGPCPPRLPIATSISPLHHGGARVPPSQE; encoded by the exons ATGGAGTGTGGTTAGAGGGCTGCGAGTGGGACCGACCTGCGAGCTGGCCCCCGAGGAGCCTCAGCGCAGTCCCCGTGCCCAGCACCACGCCATCACGGGCGATGCTCGGAGCCATGCCGGGAAAATCCCAGGGAGCTGTGGGAGCCTCCGGCTGCCCCTGGCAACAGTGTTGTGCTGCCGCCATCTCGGCCGCCCCACGTCCCGGCCTCTC CAAGCAGGAGGCACCGGCAAGATGGCCTTCGACCTGGAGGAGTATTTGCGGACGGTTTTCCGGGACAAGCTCCGGCTGCT ACAGTGGTGGTCCCTGGGGGTCCCCGGCCATGCCACAGTGATGGGTGCCCCTGCCCGggttctccccccgccccgaccccAGCC GATGAACTCCACGCAACCTGCGGCAGGACGGTGCCGACGCAGGATGGTGCCACGCTGCTGCCTTCCACGCGCTTGCTGCTGAAACGGCGGGAGGTGGCGGAGGTGGAGCGGGAGCTGCAGAGCCAGCGGGAG GAATTTCGGCAGAGGATGGAGTGCCTGGCACAGCGCCGGCAGCAGCTGAGCCGGAGGAAAGAGGAGTTCCGGGATGTCGTCCTCAAATTCGACGCCTTCATCAAG GCTTCAGCGGCGAGGCGGGAGCGGGCGCTGCGGCGGGCAGACGAGGAGCGGGcacaggcagcggggcagggtgCCGAGGTCGCCCGCCTGCGCCGGGAGCTTGAGGGGCTGCTGCGGCACAGGGAGCGCCTGGCCCGGCGCCTGCGGAGCCTCCGCGGCTTCGGTGACTACCTGCGGAGCGTGCTGGCCGGGATGGGGCAG TTCCAGGATATCCCAGCCATGCTGGCCCATTTTGGGGCGCTGGCGGGGGCACGGGCAGCCCTGGCACAACAGGCAGAAGCCGGGCAGGAGCAGCTGGCCCAGGGCTGGGCACGGCTCCAGCGGTACCGCGAGGAAACCGGCAGCAAGCTCCTGTGCACCAAGGATGAGCTGACCCAGCTCCATGCACGCCTGGAGGCCATCCGCTATGACGTGCTTCAAGGG GAGTCCCACTGGGCCCACGTCCAGAGCACAGCCACCCAGAAGACCCTGCTGCTGGGGCAGATCAAGTTGGCAGTGCTGAACCTCTTCCAGCTCGCCACCGCACGGCTCGAGGTCCCCACGGACGTGGCCCTGGAGGACACCGAGGCCCAGCTGGACATG GTGCTGCTCTGCATGCAGGACCTGGCTGCCATCTCTGCTGAGCTGCGCCCCAGGCAGCAGGGGCCGTGTCCCCCACGCTTGCCCATTGCCACCAGCATAAGCCCTCTGCACCATGGAGGTGCCAGGGTGCCTCCGAGCCAGGAATAG